A part of Paraliobacillus zengyii genomic DNA contains:
- a CDS encoding DegV family protein, whose amino-acid sequence MKKIAWITDSTCGLSQEFIDEHNIHVLPMIVNINNISYREDIDISKDEIYDLLQEHGEGAKTSQPPYGEFVELYKKLKDEYEIGIAIHASSELTGTYQSSVTASEMFDFPVEVIDSKIGSYALGKMIRNGIQFESEGKDHQEIVKILKTYPEKAEMYLLPESFEQLKRSGRVSTTQTIFANLLHINLLLRFYNGKILVEEKIRTKKKSKNRIFQIIDEAIKENQFKEMCIMHAGMKEKALKWKEELENIHEEIKIQVETLVPVAGVHAGHGTMSISWLKEK is encoded by the coding sequence ATGAAAAAAATTGCATGGATCACTGACAGTACGTGTGGTTTATCACAGGAATTCATTGATGAACATAACATCCATGTACTACCGATGATTGTAAACATAAATAACATCTCATACCGTGAAGATATAGATATTAGTAAAGATGAAATCTATGACTTATTGCAAGAACACGGAGAAGGTGCTAAAACAAGTCAGCCACCTTATGGGGAATTTGTTGAATTATATAAAAAGTTAAAAGATGAATATGAGATAGGTATTGCGATTCATGCTTCTAGTGAGTTAACTGGAACGTATCAAAGTTCTGTCACAGCATCAGAGATGTTTGACTTCCCGGTTGAAGTTATTGATTCAAAAATTGGTTCCTATGCATTAGGGAAAATGATTAGAAATGGAATTCAATTTGAATCAGAAGGTAAGGATCATCAAGAGATTGTTAAGATATTAAAGACATATCCTGAAAAGGCTGAAATGTACTTACTTCCAGAAAGTTTTGAACAATTAAAACGAAGTGGAAGAGTAAGCACAACACAAACAATTTTTGCTAATTTACTGCATATTAACTTACTATTAAGATTTTATAATGGAAAAATATTGGTGGAGGAAAAGATTAGAACGAAGAAGAAGTCTAAGAATCGAATCTTTCAAATTATTGATGAGGCAATTAAAGAAAATCAATTTAAAGAAATGTGCATTATGCATGCAGGTATGAAGGAAAAGGCGCTAAAATGGAAAGAAGAATTAGAAAATATACATGAAGAAATTAAAATTCAAGTTGAAACATTAGTGCCGGTGGCAGGGGTACATGCAGGTCATGGTACAATGTCAATTTCTTGGTTAAAGGAAAAGTGA
- a CDS encoding MgtC/SapB family protein encodes MEIIQNLFDEEFVLMSSRIIVALILSGLIGLEREINNHSAGFRTHILVGISSCLMMLLSLYGFDTYFEKYGDVVQFDPARIPSYVISGIGFLGAGTIIVSGRTIRGLTTAASIWAVAALGLVIGIGMYKVAILTTIIILLSLIFLNNFEKKISKKRNFISFQILVNQHMQIRELLAKVEQFDVIIRKLEMEKDDESDRMIIIEMESNETLDKTELYHQLMDLKQVKQVNELD; translated from the coding sequence ATGGAAATTATACAAAATTTATTTGATGAAGAGTTTGTGTTGATGAGTTCGAGAATTATTGTAGCTCTAATACTATCAGGACTAATTGGTCTGGAAAGAGAAATTAACAATCATTCTGCGGGATTTAGAACGCATATTCTTGTTGGAATTAGTTCCTGTTTAATGATGCTACTATCACTCTATGGTTTTGATACATATTTTGAAAAGTATGGAGACGTTGTCCAGTTTGACCCAGCAAGAATCCCTTCTTACGTAATAAGTGGTATCGGTTTTCTCGGTGCAGGCACAATTATTGTAAGTGGAAGAACAATTCGTGGATTAACAACCGCCGCTTCCATATGGGCCGTTGCAGCATTGGGTTTAGTTATTGGGATTGGCATGTATAAAGTTGCTATACTTACGACGATAATAATTTTATTAAGTCTAATATTCTTAAATAACTTTGAAAAGAAGATCTCAAAAAAAAGAAACTTTATCTCTTTTCAAATTCTAGTTAATCAACATATGCAGATTCGTGAATTACTAGCTAAAGTTGAACAATTCGATGTAATTATTCGTAAACTAGAAATGGAAAAAGATGATGAATCAGATCGAATGATTATAATAGAGATGGAGAGTAATGAGACCTTGGATAAAACAGAATTATATCATCAATTAATGGACTTAAAGCAAGTGAAACAAGTGAATGAGTTAGACTGA
- a CDS encoding CtsR family transcriptional regulator produces MRNISDVIEAYLKQIILGNNKNIIEIKRSEVADQFECVPSQINYVINTRFTVERGYLVESKRGGGGYIRITRLTIDDKTKLLDEIIDMVQPTVTQHAAIDILERMLEEKLITKREAKIMISALTRDTLAFQLPIRDEIRARIMTAMLASIKYEM; encoded by the coding sequence ATGCGAAATATTTCAGATGTGATTGAAGCGTATTTAAAACAAATTATTCTAGGCAATAATAAAAACATTATTGAAATTAAACGCAGTGAAGTGGCTGATCAATTCGAGTGTGTGCCTTCTCAAATCAACTATGTAATCAATACTCGTTTCACAGTGGAAAGAGGGTATTTAGTTGAGAGTAAACGTGGTGGAGGCGGCTATATACGTATTACACGTCTTACAATTGATGATAAGACAAAACTACTTGATGAAATCATTGATATGGTTCAACCTACTGTTACGCAACATGCTGCCATTGATATATTAGAACGAATGTTAGAAGAAAAACTGATTACTAAAAGAGAAGCAAAAATAATGATTAGTGCCTTAACTCGTGATACACTTGCATTTCAATTACCTATACGGGATGAAATTAGGGCAAGAATTATGACTGCTATGTTAGCCTCTATAAAATATGAAATGTAG
- a CDS encoding UvrB/UvrC motif-containing protein: MKCEECQERPATLHLTKVVNENKTEIHVCERCAKEKGYISHDEYAYSIHDLLSGLFNFDSSFSKEHKHSQEENGALICPKCGMTYHQFTQLGKFGCSSCYYTFADNLNPIFRRVHSGNTTHDGKIPKRRGTDLKQKRLIQGYKEELQQLIQTEAFEEAAKMRDKIKDLEKKQWDTEEYKDGGDE; encoded by the coding sequence ATGAAATGTGAAGAATGTCAAGAAAGGCCGGCTACACTCCATTTAACAAAGGTAGTAAATGAAAATAAAACAGAAATACATGTATGTGAACGTTGCGCAAAAGAAAAAGGATATATTTCTCATGATGAATATGCTTATTCTATTCATGATTTGTTATCTGGTTTATTCAATTTTGACTCTTCTTTCTCTAAGGAACACAAACACAGTCAAGAAGAAAATGGTGCTTTAATATGTCCAAAGTGTGGAATGACATATCATCAGTTTACACAACTAGGTAAGTTCGGATGTTCTAGTTGTTATTATACTTTTGCAGACAATTTAAATCCTATTTTCCGTCGTGTACATAGTGGAAATACTACACATGATGGTAAGATACCAAAAAGAAGAGGCACTGACCTAAAGCAAAAACGCTTAATACAGGGTTATAAAGAAGAATTACAACAATTGATCCAAACGGAAGCTTTTGAGGAAGCTGCGAAAATGCGTGATAAGATAAAGGATTTAGAAAAGAAACAGTGGGATACCGAGGAGTATAAGGATGGCGGTGATGAATAA
- a CDS encoding protein arginine kinase yields the protein MSLQPFINEAISPWMKEEGPDNDIVMSTRIRLARNFEQYPFPIIAKEQELAPVVSLMKNNYHEQSFDKYQDLQFIGMEELRPVEKRVLVEKHLISPQLAEKAKNSGVLISENEQVSVMINEEDHIRMQLYFPGLQLENALTQAFLFDDWLEEKIDYAFEETRGYLTSCPTNVGTGMRASVMMHLPALTLTQKMSKMIPAINQLGLVVRGIYGEGSEAVGNIVQISNQVTLGRSELDIIEDLQSVVEKLIEQERHARLLLVEQSELRLEDRVFRSYGILKYSRILESKEAATCLSDLRLGIDVGYINNISKTILNELMILTQPGFLQQNAKETLTASERDIRRASIIRERLNSEN from the coding sequence ATGTCTTTGCAACCATTTATAAATGAAGCAATTAGTCCGTGGATGAAAGAAGAAGGACCAGATAATGATATTGTCATGAGTACTCGTATTCGTTTAGCGAGAAATTTTGAACAATATCCATTTCCTATTATTGCTAAAGAACAAGAGTTGGCACCTGTTGTTTCCTTAATGAAGAATAATTATCACGAACAGTCATTTGATAAATATCAAGACTTGCAATTTATTGGGATGGAAGAATTAAGGCCTGTTGAGAAGCGAGTCTTAGTTGAAAAACATTTAATTAGTCCTCAACTTGCTGAAAAAGCGAAAAATAGTGGTGTGTTGATATCAGAAAATGAACAGGTTTCCGTAATGATAAATGAGGAAGACCATATCAGAATGCAACTATACTTTCCAGGGCTGCAATTAGAAAATGCTTTAACACAAGCCTTTCTTTTTGATGATTGGTTAGAAGAAAAAATTGATTATGCTTTTGAAGAAACGAGAGGATATTTAACAAGCTGTCCTACCAATGTCGGAACAGGCATGAGAGCTTCAGTTATGATGCATCTACCTGCTCTAACCCTTACTCAAAAAATGAGTAAGATGATTCCTGCGATTAACCAGCTAGGTTTAGTGGTAAGGGGTATATATGGTGAGGGTAGTGAAGCTGTAGGAAATATTGTTCAGATTTCTAACCAAGTTACATTGGGAAGATCAGAATTAGATATTATTGAAGACTTGCAAAGTGTCGTTGAGAAATTGATCGAACAAGAAAGACATGCAAGACTGTTGTTAGTTGAACAATCTGAATTACGATTAGAAGATCGTGTTTTTAGATCTTATGGAATATTAAAGTATAGCAGGATTTTAGAATCAAAAGAAGCCGCTACCTGTTTATCAGATTTAAGGCTTGGAATTGATGTAGGTTATATAAATAATATTTCAAAAACGATATTGAATGAATTAATGATTCTAACTCAACCAGGTTTTTTACAACAAAATGCAAAAGAAACATTAACAGCTAGTGAAAGAGATATACGACGAGCTTCAATTATTAGAGAACGATTAAATTCAGAAAATTGA
- the clpC gene encoding ATP-dependent protease ATP-binding subunit ClpC, which yields MMFGRFTERAQKVLALSQEEAVRLGHNNIGTEHILLGLINEGEGIAAKALTSLGLETEKIQQEVENLIGKGEKVSQTIHYTPRAKKVIELSMDEARKLGHSYVGTEHILLGLIREGEGVAARVLNNIGVSLNKARQQVLQLLGSNETARKNQGRNGQATAANTPTLDSLARDLTAIAKEGNIDPVIGREKEIERVIQVLSRRTKNNPVLIGEPGVGKTAVAEGLAQQVVNNEIPEMLRDKRVMTLDMGTVVAGTKYRGEFEDRLKKVMEEIRQAGNVILFIDELHTLIGAGGAEGAIDASNILKPSLARGELQCIGATTIDEYRKYIEKDAALERRFQPIRVEEPTLEESILILKGLRDRYEAHHRVTITDEAIEAAANLSNRYITDRFLPDKAIDLIDEAGSKVRLRSYTAPPNLKELEQDLEEVRKEKDAAVQSQEFEKAASLRDSEQRLREEVETTKEKWKEKQGQESSEVTVEDIASIVSTWTGVPVAALTKDESERLLNLEHILHDRIIGQGEAVDAVSKAIRRARAGLKDPKRPIGSFIFLGPTGVGKTELARALAESMFGDEDAMIRIDMSEYMEKHTTSRLVGSPPGYVGYEEGGQLTEKVRRKPYSVVLLDEIEKAHPEVFNILLQVLEDGRLTDSKGRLIDFRNTVLIMTSNVGASELKQNKYVGFSFGDEEADYKDMKVKVMEELKKAFRPEFLNRIDETIVFHSLEKKHMKEIVTLMVKQLQKRLLDQEIDFDLSEEAIEKIAKEGFDPEYGARPLRRAIQKNVEDLMSEALLKDTIQKGRKIKIGLNEKGDFAVLS from the coding sequence ATGATGTTTGGACGATTTACAGAAAGAGCGCAAAAGGTATTGGCACTTTCACAAGAGGAAGCAGTAAGATTAGGGCATAACAATATTGGAACAGAACATATTTTACTAGGTTTAATAAATGAAGGTGAAGGTATTGCTGCTAAAGCACTAACAAGCTTAGGTTTAGAAACTGAAAAAATCCAACAAGAAGTTGAGAATTTAATAGGTAAAGGTGAAAAAGTATCTCAAACAATTCACTATACACCTAGGGCTAAAAAGGTAATAGAACTTTCAATGGATGAAGCACGTAAACTTGGTCATTCGTATGTAGGTACAGAGCATATACTCTTAGGTTTGATACGTGAAGGTGAAGGTGTGGCAGCGCGTGTATTAAATAATATTGGTGTTAGTCTAAATAAAGCTCGCCAGCAAGTATTACAATTGCTTGGAAGTAATGAAACAGCAAGAAAGAACCAAGGAAGAAATGGACAGGCAACAGCTGCAAACACACCAACACTAGATTCGTTAGCACGTGATTTAACTGCAATAGCAAAAGAGGGAAATATTGATCCAGTTATCGGTCGTGAAAAAGAAATCGAACGTGTGATTCAAGTGTTAAGTCGTCGTACAAAGAATAATCCCGTATTGATTGGGGAACCAGGTGTCGGTAAGACGGCTGTAGCTGAAGGTCTAGCACAGCAAGTTGTCAACAATGAAATACCTGAAATGTTACGTGATAAGCGTGTAATGACGTTGGATATGGGTACTGTTGTGGCTGGCACAAAATATCGTGGAGAATTTGAAGACCGTTTAAAAAAAGTTATGGAAGAGATTCGTCAAGCTGGTAATGTAATTCTGTTTATTGATGAATTGCATACGTTAATTGGTGCAGGTGGTGCTGAAGGTGCAATCGACGCATCAAATATACTAAAACCATCTCTTGCTAGAGGTGAATTACAATGTATTGGCGCAACAACTATAGATGAATATCGTAAATACATTGAAAAAGATGCAGCGTTAGAACGTAGATTCCAACCAATCAGAGTGGAAGAACCGACGCTAGAAGAATCTATTTTAATCTTAAAAGGCTTACGAGATCGTTACGAGGCACATCATCGTGTTACGATAACTGATGAAGCAATTGAAGCTGCAGCAAACCTTTCAAATCGTTATATAACAGACCGTTTCCTACCGGATAAAGCGATTGATTTAATTGATGAAGCAGGTTCAAAAGTGCGTTTACGTTCCTACACTGCTCCACCAAACTTGAAGGAATTGGAGCAGGACCTAGAAGAAGTTAGAAAAGAAAAAGATGCTGCAGTACAGAGCCAAGAGTTTGAGAAAGCAGCTTCTCTACGTGATAGTGAGCAAAGATTGCGAGAAGAAGTAGAAACAACGAAAGAAAAATGGAAAGAAAAGCAAGGACAAGAAAGCTCTGAAGTAACTGTAGAAGATATTGCTAGTATTGTATCTACATGGACTGGTGTTCCTGTTGCTGCATTAACAAAAGATGAGAGTGAACGGTTACTAAACTTAGAACATATTTTACATGATCGTATTATCGGCCAAGGGGAAGCAGTAGATGCTGTTTCTAAAGCGATTCGTCGTGCCCGTGCAGGTTTAAAGGATCCTAAACGTCCAATTGGGTCATTTATATTCCTAGGTCCAACGGGTGTGGGTAAAACAGAATTAGCACGTGCACTAGCAGAATCAATGTTTGGTGATGAAGATGCAATGATTCGTATAGATATGTCAGAGTATATGGAAAAACATACAACATCTCGTTTAGTTGGTTCACCTCCAGGATATGTTGGTTATGAAGAAGGTGGCCAATTAACAGAAAAGGTAAGAAGAAAACCATATTCTGTTGTCTTATTGGATGAGATCGAAAAGGCACATCCCGAAGTTTTTAATATATTATTACAAGTGCTAGAGGATGGACGTTTAACTGACTCAAAAGGACGTTTAATTGACTTTCGTAACACGGTGCTAATTATGACCTCCAATGTTGGTGCAAGTGAACTAAAACAAAACAAATACGTTGGCTTTAGTTTTGGTGATGAAGAAGCAGACTATAAAGATATGAAAGTAAAAGTAATGGAGGAATTGAAAAAGGCATTCCGTCCAGAGTTTTTAAATAGAATTGATGAGACTATTGTCTTTCATTCATTAGAGAAGAAACATATGAAGGAAATTGTGACCTTAATGGTAAAACAACTTCAAAAACGTTTATTAGACCAAGAAATAGATTTTGATCTATCAGAAGAAGCAATTGAGAAAATTGCTAAAGAAGGTTTCGATCCGGAATACGGTGCGAGACCATTGCGTAGAGCTATACAGAAAAATGTAGAAGATCTAATGTCAGAGGCCTTGTTAAAAGATACCATTCAAAAAGGTCGTAAGATAAAGATAGGTTTAAATGAAAAGGGAGATTTTGCTGTTTTAAGCTAA
- the radA gene encoding DNA repair protein RadA, translated as MAKVKTKFVCEECGYEAPKWMGKCPSCNNWNTLNEEVTTNAVSKHTGIGQVSNIKPESITAIQSNEETRITTDMPELNRVLGGGIVAGSLVLIGGDPGIGKSTLLLQVSEQLARKQLRVLYISGEESTRQTKLRADRLNVKSEQLFVLAETNLQLINNQIEQLDPAFIVIDSIQTIFKEEVTSAPGSVTQVRECTSELMRIAKTKHIPIFIVGHVTKEGAIAGPRMLEHMVDAVLYFEGERHHTFRILRGVKNRFGSTNEIGIFEMKEEGLREVLNPSEIFLEERSQGVAGSTVVASMEGTRPILVEIQSLISPTSFGQARRMATGIDHNRVPLLMAVLEKRVGLLMQNQDAYVKVAGGVKLDEPAIDLAIAVSIASSFKDKTSKPDDVLIGEVGLTGEIRRVSRIDQRVQEAAKLGFKRAIIPARNLEGWTVPTSIEVIGVNSVQEALKITLNE; from the coding sequence ATGGCCAAAGTTAAAACTAAATTTGTATGTGAAGAGTGTGGATATGAAGCGCCAAAGTGGATGGGTAAGTGCCCAAGTTGTAATAACTGGAACACATTAAATGAAGAAGTAACGACGAATGCAGTTTCTAAACATACCGGGATTGGGCAAGTATCTAATATCAAACCAGAAAGTATCACGGCTATTCAATCAAATGAAGAAACGAGAATAACCACGGATATGCCGGAATTAAATCGGGTGTTAGGTGGCGGTATTGTGGCAGGTTCACTTGTTTTAATTGGTGGAGATCCGGGAATTGGTAAATCTACATTACTATTACAAGTATCAGAGCAATTAGCAAGAAAACAATTACGCGTTTTGTATATTTCTGGAGAAGAATCAACAAGGCAAACAAAATTACGTGCAGATCGATTAAATGTTAAATCGGAACAGTTATTCGTTTTAGCTGAAACAAACTTACAACTTATTAATAATCAGATTGAACAATTAGACCCTGCTTTTATTGTTATTGATTCTATTCAAACAATTTTTAAAGAAGAAGTAACTAGTGCACCAGGAAGTGTTACGCAGGTAAGAGAATGCACAAGTGAATTAATGCGCATTGCCAAGACGAAACATATACCTATATTTATAGTTGGTCATGTAACAAAAGAGGGAGCAATAGCGGGACCAAGAATGTTAGAACATATGGTTGATGCGGTTTTATACTTTGAAGGTGAAAGACATCATACGTTTCGGATTCTGCGTGGTGTAAAGAATCGATTTGGTAGTACAAATGAAATTGGTATTTTTGAAATGAAGGAAGAGGGTTTGCGAGAAGTATTAAACCCATCTGAGATATTTTTAGAAGAACGTTCACAAGGTGTTGCAGGTTCTACTGTTGTAGCATCAATGGAAGGAACAAGACCTATATTAGTAGAAATCCAATCATTAATATCACCAACAAGTTTTGGGCAAGCGAGGAGAATGGCGACGGGTATTGATCATAATCGGGTCCCACTGCTAATGGCGGTATTAGAAAAAAGAGTAGGCTTATTAATGCAAAATCAAGATGCATATGTCAAGGTAGCTGGTGGTGTTAAGTTGGATGAACCAGCAATTGATTTAGCGATAGCTGTTAGTATTGCATCAAGTTTTAAGGATAAGACATCCAAGCCAGATGATGTCTTAATTGGCGAGGTAGGTTTAACAGGAGAGATTAGACGTGTTTCAAGAATTGATCAGCGTGTTCAAGAAGCTGCGAAATTAGGTTTTAAGCGAGCGATTATACCTGCAAGGAATTTAGAAGGTTGGACAGTTCCAACATCGATAGAAGTTATCGGCGTAAACTCAGTTCAAGAGGCATTAAAAATCACTTTAAATGAATAA